In Carya illinoinensis cultivar Pawnee chromosome 9, C.illinoinensisPawnee_v1, whole genome shotgun sequence, the following are encoded in one genomic region:
- the LOC122276502 gene encoding transcription factor AS1 has product MKERQRWRAEEDALLRSYVKQYGPREWNLVSQRMNTPLNRDAKSCLERWKNYLKPGIKKGSLTEEEQRLVIRLQAKHGNKWKKIAAEVPGRTAKRLGKWWEVFKEKQQREQKENNKAVEPIEDSKYDRILETFAEKLVKERAAPAYLMATSNGSFLHTDPPAPAPALLPPWLSNSNGTSTVRSPSPSVTLSLSPSTVAAPPPIPWLQPDRGPDSTLVFSNLPPQASVPVCGESMLISELTDCCRDLEEGHRAWAAHKKEAAWRLRRVELQLESEKACRRREKMEEIEAKVKALWEEQKVAMDRIEGEYREQLAGLRRDAEAKEQKLAEQWAAKHLRLSKFLEQMGCRPRVAEPNGR; this is encoded by the coding sequence ATGAAGGAGAGACAGCGTTGGAGAGCTGAAGAGGACGCTTTGTTACGTTCCTATGTCAAACAATATGGCCCTAGGGAGTGGAATCTTGTGTCACAGCGCATGAACACACCCTTAAACAGGGATGCCAAATCCTGCTTAGAAAGGTGGAAGAACTACCTCAAACCTGGAATAAAGAAGGGATCCCTCACTGAGGAGGAGCAGCGACTTGTTATCCGTCTTCAAGCAAAACATGGCAACAAATGGAAGAAAATTGCAGCTGAAGTCCCAGGTCGTACTGCTAAGAGACTAGGCAAGTGGTGGGAAGTGTTTAAAGAGAAGCAGCAGAGAGAGCAAAAGGAGAACAACAAGGCAgttgaacccattgaggacagCAAATACGATAGGATCCTTGAGACTTTTGCAGAGAAGCTTGTGAAAGAGCGTGCTGCCCCAGCATATCTCATGGCCACTTCCAATGGCAGTTTTCTACATACTGACCCACCTGCTCCTGCACCAGCATTGTTACCTCCATGGCTTTCAAATTCCAATGGCACCTCCACAGTCAGGTCACCCTCCCCTTCTGTAACCCTCAGCCTCTCTCCCTCAACAGTTGCTGCTCCTCCACCAATCCCATGGTTGCAGCCTGATAGAGGACCGGATAGTACTCTTGTTTTCTCCAATTTGCCGCCTCAAGCTTCAGTCCCTGTTTGTGGAGAGAGCATGTTGATATCAGAATTAACAGACTGTTGCAGAGATTTGGAAGAAGGACACCGTGCTTGGGCAGCACATAAGAAAGAAGCAGCCTGGAGGTTAAGAAGGGTAGAGCTGCAACTGGAATCAGAGAAGGCATGCCGGAGGAGGGAAAAGATGGAAGAGATTGAGGCAAAGGTGAAGGCTCTCTGGGAAGAGCAGAAGGTTGCTATGGATAGAATTGAAGGAGAATACCGGGAACAATTAGCGGGACTGAGGAGGGATGCAGAAGCGAAGGAGCAGAAGTTGGCTGAACAATGGGCTGCAAAGCACTTGCGTCTTTCCAAATTTCTTGAGCAGATGGGCTGCAGACCAAGGGTTGCAGAGCCTAATGGCCGATGA